The following coding sequences lie in one Meles meles chromosome X, mMelMel3.1 paternal haplotype, whole genome shotgun sequence genomic window:
- the LOC123934656 gene encoding vimentin-like: MVAEKPPVPGTADLSPCLVLSGTGRWCACSSLVPRRSSALTAHTHRALARLSCSHVHQVCVRRMFSGPSTMSRPSSTRSYVTTSTRTYSLGSALRPSTSCSLYTSSPGGAYVTRSSAVRLRSSAPGVRLLQDSVDFSLADAISTEFKNTRTNEKVELQELNDRFANYIDKVRFLEQQNKILLAEVEQLKGQGKSRLGDLYEEEMRELRRQVDQLTNDKARVEVERDNLAEDIMRLREKLQEEMLQREEAESTLQSFRQDVDNASLARLDLERKVESLQEEIAFLKKLHEEEIQELQTQIQDQHVQIDMDVSKPDLTAALRDVRQQYESVAAKNLQEAEEWYKSKFADLSEAANRNNDALRQAKQESNEYRRQVQSLTCEVDALKGTNESLERQMREMEDNFAVEAANYQDTIGRLQDEIQNMKEEMARHLREYQDLLNVKMALDIEIATYRKLLEGEESRIALPLPNFSSLNLRETNLDSLPLVDTHSKRTLLIKTVETRDGQVINETSQHHDDLE, encoded by the exons ATGGTGGCAGAAAAGCCACCAGTCCCAGGGACTGCTGACTTGAGTCCGTGCTTGGTCCTCTCAGGCACAGGCAGGTGGTGTGCCTGCAGCTCCCTAGTCCCA AGACGCAGTAGCGCTCTAACCGCCCACACCCACCGCGCCCTCGCTCGCCTGTCCTGCAGCCATGTCCACCAGGTCTGTGTCCGCAGGATGTTCAGCGGCCCCAGCACCATGAGCCGGCCGAGCTCCACGCGCAGCTACGTGACCACGTCCACCCGCACCTACAGCCTAGGCAGCGCGCTGCGCCCCAGCACCAGCTGCAGCCTCTACACCTCGTCCCCGGGCGGCGCGTATGTCACGCGCTCCTCCGCGGTGCGTCTGCGGAGCAGTGCCCCCGGCGTGCGTCTGCTGCAGGACTCGGTGGACTTCTCGCTGGCGGACGCCATCAGCACCGAGTTCAAGAACACCCGCACCAACGAGAAAGTGGAGCTACAGGAGCTGAATGACCGCTTCGCCAACTACATCGACAAGGTGCGCTTCCTGGAGCAGCAGAACAAGATCCTGCTAGCCGAGGTCGAGCAGCTCAAGGGCCAGGGCAAATCGCGCCTGGGGGACCTCTACGAGGAGGAGATGCGGGAGCTGCGCCGGCAGGTGGACCAGCTCACCAACGACAAGGCCCGCGTCGAAGTGGAGCGCGACAACCTGGCCGAGGACATCATGCGGCTCCGGGAGAAGTTGCAAGAAGAGATGCTTCAGAGAGAGGAAGCCGAGAGCACCCTGCAGTCTTTCAGACAGGATGTTGACAATGCTTCTTTGGCGCGTCTTGACCTTGAGCGCAAAGTGGAATCCTTGCAGGAAGAGATTgcctttttgaagaaactccatgaGGAGGAAATCCAGGAGCTGCAGACCCAGATTCAGGACCAGCATGTCCAGATCGATATGGATGTTTCCAAGCCTGACCTCACGGCTGCCCTGCGAGATGTACGCCAGCAGTATGAAAGCGTGGCTGCCAAGAACCTTCAGGAGGCTGAGGAATGGTACAAGTCCAAGTTTGCCGACCTCTCTGAGGCTGCTAACCGGAACAACGATGCCCTGCGCCAGGCGAAGCAGGAGTCAAATGAGTACCGGAGACAGGTGCAGTCCCTCACCTGCGAAGTGGACGCCCTCAAAGGGACTAATGAGTCTCTGGAACGCCAGATGCGTGAAATGGAGGATAACTTTGCCGTCGAAGCTGCTAACTACCAAGACACTATTGGCCGCCTGCAGGATGAGATTCAGAACATGAAGGAAGAAATGGCCCGTCACCTTCGGGAATACCAGGACCTGCTGAATGTCAAGATGGCTCTCGACATTGAGATTGCCACCTACAGGAAGCTGCTGGAAGGCGAGGAGAGCAGGATTGCTCTGCCTCTTCCAAACTTTTCTTCCCTGAACCTGAGGGAAACCAATCTGGATTCCCTCCCTCTGGTCGATACTCACTCAAAAAGGACACTTCTGATCAAGACGGTTGAGACTAGAGATGGACAGGTTATCAATGAAACTTCTCAGCATCACGATGACCTTGAGTAA